In the Salinisphaera sp. T31B1 genome, one interval contains:
- a CDS encoding type II secretion system F family protein — protein MAKTVAEQQTFFWIGTDRSGSRVKGQTDGPNEAMVKVALRKQGINPIRVRKQTTIFGLGGKRKKKIKAGDIALFARQLATMLTAGVPLVQSLDIITKGADNPSLAELVATIRDDIEDGITLAEALARHPKHFDDLFVNLVDAGEKSGALEALLDKIATYKEKTEEIKAKVRKALFYPSAVIIVAIIVMGILLYFVVPQFQSLFQGFGADLPAFTLLVIGLSEFVQSWWWAILGSIGLAFYAFFQARLRSRAFRRANDRIALRLPVIGDILYKAAVARFARTLSTMFAAGVPLVEAMDSVARASGNIVFEEAILQMRDQVSSGVQLQLAMNNTGQFPSMAQQMVAIGEESGSLDGMCSRVADFYEAEVDNQVDSLSSLLEPMIMAIIGVLVGGLVIAMYLPIFKLGSVV, from the coding sequence ATGGCCAAGACAGTAGCCGAACAGCAGACGTTTTTCTGGATCGGCACGGACCGCAGCGGCAGTCGAGTCAAGGGCCAGACCGACGGCCCCAACGAGGCAATGGTCAAGGTTGCCTTGCGCAAGCAGGGCATCAACCCTATCCGGGTGCGCAAGCAGACGACGATCTTCGGTCTCGGCGGCAAGCGCAAGAAAAAGATCAAGGCCGGCGATATCGCTCTGTTCGCGCGCCAGCTGGCAACCATGCTCACCGCCGGCGTACCCCTGGTCCAGTCGCTGGATATCATCACCAAGGGTGCCGACAACCCGTCGCTGGCCGAACTGGTCGCGACCATCCGAGACGATATCGAGGACGGCATCACCCTGGCCGAGGCGCTCGCCCGGCACCCGAAGCATTTCGACGACCTGTTCGTTAATCTGGTCGATGCCGGTGAAAAATCCGGTGCGCTCGAAGCCCTGCTGGACAAGATCGCGACCTACAAGGAGAAAACCGAGGAGATCAAGGCCAAGGTACGCAAGGCATTGTTCTACCCGAGCGCGGTGATCATCGTCGCGATCATCGTCATGGGCATCCTTCTGTATTTCGTGGTGCCGCAGTTTCAGTCGCTGTTCCAGGGCTTCGGCGCCGATCTGCCGGCTTTCACGCTGCTGGTCATCGGCCTGTCGGAGTTCGTGCAGAGCTGGTGGTGGGCGATTCTGGGCAGCATCGGCCTGGCGTTCTACGCATTCTTCCAGGCGCGTCTGCGATCGCGTGCCTTCCGCCGTGCCAACGACCGCATCGCGCTGAGACTGCCGGTGATCGGCGATATCCTGTACAAAGCCGCGGTCGCGCGTTTCGCTCGCACACTGTCGACCATGTTCGCGGCCGGCGTTCCACTGGTCGAGGCGATGGATTCTGTCGCCCGTGCCTCCGGCAACATCGTGTTCGAGGAAGCGATCCTGCAGATGCGAGATCAGGTGTCCTCGGGCGTGCAGCTTCAACTGGCCATGAACAACACCGGCCAGTTCCCGAGCATGGCCCAGCAGATGGTGGCGATCGGCGAGGAATCCGGCTCGCTGGACGGCATGTGCTCGCGCGTCGCCGATTTCTACGAAGCCGAGGTCGACAACCAGGTCGATTCGCTGTCGAGCCTGCTCGAGCCGATGATCATGGCGATCATCGGCGTGCTGGTCGGCGGCCTGGTCATCGCGATGTACCTGCCGATCTTCAAACTCGGATCGGTCGTCTAG